A stretch of Episyrphus balteatus chromosome 2, idEpiBalt1.1, whole genome shotgun sequence DNA encodes these proteins:
- the LOC129910147 gene encoding EP300-interacting inhibitor of differentiation 3, with the protein MADLNSTQGPTDRKIRLKNLLDKGSAIGGNVESEGTVDTISAIKNIIVESDEIIDEGNVGDRAEHTTEVVMDAQLLKISHQTVDKVLEASTDFNDGIYQNAIANLVFRDDNDNWNALAEIAIGICRASKFSTSMLGSFDLTVTATQKPNKEKQQKRRTKNNAEELEPEEMAQLEKQDKGAKKVKIILKQIVRAFEENNRFPLPFYQLVIDPDNFMNTVENVFQVAFLARDGAVAIETGDGNMPHVRVTNPKEKDLVKHTNQSVCSINMDVCKEMIAFYDIKEAMLKIERST; encoded by the exons ATGGCTGATTTAAATAGCACACAAGGTCCAACCGATCGAAAAATTCGACTAAAAAACCTGTTGGACAAGGGAAGCGCAATTG GTGGAAATGTGGAAAGCGAAGGTACTGTCGATACAATATCTGCGATTAAAAATATCATCGTTGAATCCGATGAAATTATTGATGAGGGTAATGTTGGCGATCGAGCCGAACATACTACTGAAGTGGTAATGGATGCACAGCTGCTCAAAATAAGTCATCAAACTGTTGACAAGGTCTTGGAGGCTAGCACTGATTTTAATGATGGAATATATCAAAACGCTAtt GCTAATCTTGTCTTCAGAGATGATAATGATAATTGGAATGCTCTGGCTGAAATAGCGATTGGAATTTGTCGAGCATCAAAGTTTTCAACATCTATGTTAGGATCGTTCGATCTAACTGTGACTGCAACACAAAAACCAAACAAAGAAAAGCAACAGAAAAGAAGGACAAAAAAt aatgcAGAAGAACTCGAACCAGAAGAAATGGCTCAGTTGGAAAAACAAGATAAAGGAGCTAAAAAGgttaaaattatattgaaacAAATTGTTCGG gcATTTGAAGAAAACAATCGATTTCCGCTTCCGTTCTATCAACTTGTCATAGATCCAGATAATTTTATGAATACTGTGGAAAATGTTTTTCAAGTTGCATTTTTGGCAAGGGACGGTGCTGTCGCAATCGAAACTGGTGATGGTAATATGCCACATGTCCGGGTAACAAATCCAAAAGAAAAAGATTTGGTAAAGCATACGAATCAATCTGTTTGCAGTATTAATATGGATGTTTGCAAA GAAATGATAGCATTTTATGATATAAAAGAAGCTATGCTTAAAATTGAAAGAAGCACATAA
- the LOC129910779 gene encoding vacuolar protein sorting-associated protein 4, translating into MASGTTLQKAIDLVTKATEEDRNKNYAEALRLYEHGVEYFLHAIKYEAQGEKAKDSIRAKCLQYLDRAEKLKEYLKKGKKKPVKEGESASKDDKDKKSDSDSDGEDPEKKKLQSKLEGAIVIEKPQVKWSDVAGLEAAKEALKEAVILPIKFPHLFTGKRIPWKGILLFGPPGTGKSYLAKAVATEANNSTFFSVSSSDLMSKWLGESEKLVKNLFELARQHKPSIIFIDEVDSMCSARSDNENDSVRRIKTEFLVQMQGVGNDTDGILVLGATNIPWVLDSAIRRRFEKRIYIPLPEDHARLVMFKIHLGNTSHVLSEDDLKVLASKTDGYSGADISIVVRDALMEPVRKVQQATHFKRVRGPSPLDKNLIVDDLLTPCSPGDQGAFEMAWMDVESDKLFEPPVTMRDMLKSLSRTKPTVNEDDLKKLQKFTEDFGQEG; encoded by the exons ATGGCTTCTGGAACAACACTTCAAAAAGCCATTGATTTGGTGACTAAAGCCACAGAAGAGGATCGCAATAAGAACTATGCCGAAGCACTACGCCTCTATGAGCATGGAGTCGAATACTTTTTGCATGCAATTAAAT atgaaGCTCAAGGAGAAAAAGCAAAAGATTCGATTCGGGCTAAATGCCTTCAGTATTTGGACAGAGCTGAAAAACTCAAGGAATAtttaaagaaaggaaaaaagaaGCCTGTTAAGGAAGGTGAATCCGCTTCCAA ggacgataaagataaaaaaagcGATAGTGATTCAGATGGCGAAGATCCAGAGAAAAAGAAACTTCAAAGCAAGTTGGAAGGAGCAATTGTAATTGAAAAGCCTCAAGTCAAATGGTCGGATGTAGCTGGTCTCGAAGCAGCCAAAGAAGCTCTCAAAGAGGCTGTAATTCTGCCCATTAAATTTCCACATTTGTTCACTGGTAAAAGAATACCATGGAAAGGTATCCTATTGTTCGGCCCACCTGGTACTGGTAAATCATATTTGGCTAAAGCCGTTGCCACCGAAGCAAATAACTCAACATTCTTTTCGGTATCGAGTTCTGATCTTATGTCAAAATGGCTTGGCGAGTCTGAAAAGTTAGTAAAGAATCTATTTGAATTAGCCCGCCAACATAAGCCAAGCATTATATTCATCGATGAAGTGGATTCAATGTGTTCCGCTCGTTCGGACAATGAAAACGACAGCGTCAGGAGAATCAAAACTGAGTTTTTGGTTCAAATGCAAGGTGTCGGCAATGACACTGATGGAATTTTAGTTCTTGGAGCTACCAATATTCCTTGGGTATTGGACTCAGCCATTCGGAGGCGTTTTGAAAAGCGTATCTACATTCCGCTTCCTGAAGATCATGCTCGCTTGGTGATGTTTAAGATTCATTTAGGTAATACCTCACATGTGCTCTCAGAAGATGATTTGAAAGTTCTTGCTAGCAAAACAGATGG CTATTCAGGAGCTGATATATCAATTGTTGTGCGCGATGCACTAATGGAACCTGTCCGTAAAGTCCAACAAGCTACTCATTTCAAG aggGTTCGAGGCCCATCACCTCTTGATAAAAATCTAATTGTTGACGATTTGCTGACACCTTGCTCACCAGGCGATCAAGGAGCATTTGAAATGGCATGGATGGATGTCGAAAGCGATAAGTTGTTCGAACCTCCTGTCACAATG cgtGACATGCTTAAATCACTATCTCGTACCAAACCAACTGTTAACGAAGACGACCTTAAGAAATTGCAAAAGTTCACAGAAGACTTCGGTCAAGAAGGATAG